A region from the Streptomyces tsukubensis genome encodes:
- a CDS encoding STAS domain-containing protein, whose protein sequence is MDLSLSTRVVPGPNGDRTVVEVGGEIDVYTAPKLREQLVELVNDGSYHLVVDMEGVDFLDSTGLGVLAGGLKRVRAHEGSLRLVCNQERILKIFRITGLTKVFPIHTTVDEAVAAPD, encoded by the coding sequence GTGGACCTGTCCCTGTCGACTCGCGTTGTGCCCGGTCCGAACGGCGACCGTACGGTCGTCGAGGTCGGTGGCGAGATTGATGTGTATACCGCGCCCAAGCTGCGCGAGCAGTTGGTCGAGCTGGTGAACGACGGCAGTTATCACTTGGTCGTCGACATGGAGGGCGTGGACTTCCTCGACTCCACCGGACTGGGGGTGTTGGCGGGTGGCCTGAAGCGTGTGCGTGCACACGAGGGTTCGCTGCGTCTGGTCTGCAACCAGGAGCGCATTCTCAAGATCTTCCGGATCACCGGACTCACCAAGGTGTTCCCGATCCACACCACGGTCGACGAGGCCGTCGCGGCCCCGGACTAG
- the topA gene encoding type I DNA topoisomerase, with product MSPTSETAQGGRRLVIVESPAKAKTIKGYLGPGYVVEASVGHIRDLPNGAAEVPEKYTGEVRRLGVDVEHDFQPVYVVNADKKAQVRKLKEQLAQSDELYLATDEDREGEAIAWHLLEVLKPKVPVHRMVFHEITKDAIREAVANPRELNQRMVDAQETRRILDRLYGYEVSPVLWKKVMPKLSAGRVQSVATRLVVERERERRAFRSAEYWDLTGTFATGRAGDPSDPSSLSARLAAVDGRRVAQGRDFGPDGQLKGAAAGQVLHLDEANARALAAALENAAFSVRAVESKPYRRSPYAPFRTTTLQQEASRKLGFGAKATMQVAQKLYENGFITYMRTDSTTLSDTAVAAARAQVTQLYGADYLPDRPRTYAGKVKNAQEAHEAIRPSGDRFRTPAETGLSGDQFRLYELIWKRTVASQMKDAVGNSVTVRIAGTASDGRDAEFTASGKTITFHGFMKAYVEGADDPNAELDDRERRLPQVGEGDALRADEITADGHATKPPARYTEASLVKELEEREIGRPSTYASIIGTILDRGYVFKKGTALVPSFLSFAVVNLLEKHFGRLVDYDFTAKMEDDLDCIARGEAQAVPWLKRFYFGEGAPHKGSAAEAGNGDGDHLGGLKALVTDLGAIDAREISSFPVGDGIVLRVGRYGPYIERGEKDTEGHQRADVPDDLAPDELTVEYAEELLAKPSGDFALGKDPVSGHEIVAKDGRYGPYVTEILPEGTPKTGKNAVKPRTASLFKSMSLDTVTLADALKLMSLPRVVGADAEGVEITAQNGRYGPYLKKGTDSRSLETEDQLFTITLEQALAIYAQPKQRGRAAAKPPLKELGTDPVSERPVVVKDGRFGPYVTDGETNATLRTGDSVETITPERGYELLAEKRAKGPAKKTAKKAVKKAPAKTAAKKTAAKTAAKKTTAKKTVAKKTTTAAAAKKTAATKTAATKTAAKKAAASSKTVEE from the coding sequence TTGTCCCCGACCAGCGAGACCGCACAGGGCGGCCGCCGACTCGTGATCGTCGAGTCGCCTGCCAAGGCGAAGACGATCAAGGGCTACCTCGGCCCCGGCTATGTCGTCGAGGCAAGCGTCGGGCACATCCGCGACCTCCCCAACGGCGCGGCCGAAGTGCCGGAGAAGTACACGGGCGAGGTCCGTCGCCTCGGTGTCGACGTCGAGCACGACTTCCAGCCGGTCTACGTCGTCAACGCCGATAAGAAGGCCCAGGTCAGGAAGCTCAAGGAGCAGCTGGCCCAGAGCGACGAGCTCTATCTCGCCACCGATGAGGACCGCGAGGGCGAGGCCATCGCCTGGCACCTCCTCGAAGTGCTCAAGCCCAAGGTCCCGGTCCACCGGATGGTCTTCCACGAGATCACCAAGGACGCGATCCGCGAGGCCGTCGCCAACCCGCGCGAGCTGAACCAGCGGATGGTCGACGCCCAGGAGACCCGCCGCATCCTCGACCGGCTCTACGGCTACGAGGTCTCCCCGGTGCTGTGGAAGAAGGTCATGCCGAAGCTGTCGGCGGGCCGTGTGCAGTCCGTGGCGACCCGGCTCGTCGTCGAGCGGGAGCGCGAGCGCAGGGCGTTCCGCTCCGCCGAGTACTGGGATCTGACCGGTACGTTCGCCACCGGCCGCGCCGGTGACCCTTCCGACCCCTCCTCCCTCTCCGCCCGGCTGGCCGCGGTCGACGGCCGCCGGGTCGCCCAGGGCCGTGACTTCGGTCCGGACGGGCAGCTCAAGGGCGCCGCCGCCGGTCAGGTGCTGCACCTCGACGAGGCGAACGCGCGAGCCCTGGCCGCCGCGCTGGAGAACGCCGCGTTCTCGGTGCGCGCGGTGGAGTCGAAGCCGTACCGCCGCTCCCCGTACGCCCCCTTCCGTACCACCACGCTCCAGCAGGAGGCCTCCCGGAAGCTCGGCTTCGGGGCGAAGGCCACCATGCAGGTCGCCCAGAAGCTGTACGAGAACGGCTTCATCACCTATATGCGTACGGACTCCACGACGCTCTCCGACACGGCGGTCGCGGCGGCCCGGGCGCAGGTCACCCAGTTGTACGGGGCCGACTATCTGCCCGACCGGCCGCGGACCTACGCGGGCAAGGTGAAGAACGCCCAGGAGGCGCACGAGGCGATTCGTCCTTCGGGTGATCGTTTCCGCACCCCGGCCGAGACCGGTCTCAGCGGCGACCAGTTCCGTCTCTACGAGCTGATCTGGAAGCGGACCGTCGCCTCCCAGATGAAGGACGCGGTCGGCAACTCGGTCACCGTCCGGATCGCGGGCACCGCCTCCGACGGCCGGGACGCCGAGTTCACCGCCTCCGGCAAGACGATCACCTTCCACGGCTTTATGAAGGCGTACGTCGAGGGCGCCGACGACCCGAACGCCGAGCTGGACGACCGCGAGCGGCGGCTGCCGCAGGTCGGCGAGGGCGACGCGCTGCGCGCCGACGAGATCACCGCCGACGGCCACGCCACCAAGCCGCCCGCCCGCTACACCGAGGCGTCGCTGGTCAAGGAGCTGGAAGAGCGCGAGATCGGCCGCCCGTCGACGTACGCCTCCATCATCGGGACCATCCTCGACCGCGGGTACGTCTTCAAGAAGGGCACGGCCCTGGTGCCGTCCTTCCTCTCCTTCGCGGTCGTCAATCTGCTGGAGAAGCACTTCGGCCGGCTCGTCGACTACGACTTCACCGCCAAGATGGAGGACGACCTCGACTGCATCGCGCGCGGCGAGGCGCAGGCGGTGCCGTGGCTGAAGCGCTTCTACTTCGGCGAGGGCGCGCCTCACAAGGGCTCGGCCGCCGAGGCCGGGAACGGCGACGGCGACCACCTCGGCGGGCTGAAGGCGCTGGTCACCGACCTGGGTGCGATCGACGCCCGGGAGATCTCCAGCTTCCCCGTCGGCGACGGCATCGTTCTGCGCGTCGGCCGCTACGGCCCGTACATCGAACGCGGCGAGAAGGACACGGAGGGCCACCAGCGCGCCGACGTGCCCGACGATCTGGCGCCCGACGAGCTGACCGTGGAGTACGCGGAGGAGCTGCTCGCCAAGCCGAGCGGTGACTTCGCGCTGGGCAAGGACCCCGTCTCGGGCCACGAGATCGTCGCCAAGGACGGCCGCTACGGTCCGTACGTCACCGAGATCCTTCCCGAGGGCACCCCGAAGACCGGCAAGAACGCGGTCAAGCCGCGGACGGCCTCCCTCTTCAAGTCCATGTCCCTCGACACGGTCACCCTGGCCGACGCGCTGAAGCTGATGTCGCTGCCGCGGGTCGTCGGCGCGGACGCCGAGGGCGTGGAGATCACCGCACAGAACGGCCGCTACGGCCCGTATCTGAAGAAGGGCACCGACTCCCGTTCGCTGGAGACCGAGGACCAGCTCTTCACCATCACGCTGGAGCAGGCGCTGGCGATCTACGCCCAGCCCAAGCAGCGGGGCCGGGCCGCGGCCAAGCCTCCGCTGAAGGAGCTGGGGACGGACCCGGTGAGCGAGCGGCCGGTGGTGGTCAAGGACGGCAGGTTCGGTCCGTACGTCACCGACGGCGAGACCAACGCGACCCTGCGGACCGGTGACAGCGTGGAGACGATCACGCCGGAGCGCGGCTACGAGCTGCTGGCGGAGAAGCGGGCGAAGGGGCCCGCGAAGAAGACGGCGAAGAAGGCCGTGAAGAAGGCACCCGCCAAGACGGCCGCAAAGAAGACGGCTGCGAAGACGGCCGCAAAGAAGACCACGGCGAAGAAGACGGTGGCCAAGAAGACCACCACCGCGGCCGCCGCGAAGAAGACGGCAGCCACGAAGACGGCAGCCACGAAGACAGCGGCCAAGAAGGCGGCGGCCTCGTCGAAGACGGTCGAGGAGTAG
- a CDS encoding ATP-binding protein produces MTTVELRFSAQPEHVRTARLVAAAVARRAGVDEAVLDEVRLAVGEACSRAVGRHRSHGITSPIEVVLTEEDKTFSIAVGDEVPASGSDGSAGPADGRGGDPRDAGDSAADGEDDMGLAVISGLVDDMEVSTTEEGGVIRMSWPKAQVTALP; encoded by the coding sequence ATGACCACCGTCGAACTTCGATTCAGCGCTCAGCCCGAGCATGTCAGGACCGCCCGGTTGGTGGCCGCTGCCGTGGCGCGCCGGGCCGGGGTCGACGAGGCCGTGCTCGACGAGGTGAGGCTCGCCGTGGGCGAGGCCTGCAGCCGGGCCGTCGGACGGCATCGTTCCCATGGCATCACCTCACCCATCGAGGTCGTGCTGACGGAGGAGGACAAGACCTTCTCCATCGCGGTCGGGGACGAGGTCCCCGCCTCCGGTTCCGACGGCTCCGCGGGCCCGGCCGACGGCCGGGGCGGTGATCCCCGGGACGCGGGCGACTCCGCCGCGGACGGCGAGGACGATATGGGCCTCGCGGTGATCAGCGGGCTGGTGGACGATATGGAGGTGTCCACCACCGAAGAGGGTGGTGTGATCCGCATGAGCTGGCCGAAGGCCCAGGTCACCGCTCTGCCGTAA
- a CDS encoding sodium-translocating pyrophosphatase, which produces MINQSISLSAAVLTDDNRVIVVVIAVVALAALVVAQLLVRQVLAAGEGTDSMKKIAAAVQEGANAYLARQLRTLGIFAVVVFFLLMLLPADDWSQRAGRSVFFLVGAIFSAATGYIGMRLAVRANVRVAAAAREATPAPGEPPKDLTEVSHKAMKIAFRTGGVVGMFTVGLGLLGASCVVLVYAADAPKVLEGFGLGAALIAMFMRVGGGIFTKAADVGADLVGKVEQGIPEDDPRNAATIADNVGDNVGDCAGMAADLFESYAVTLVAALILGKAAFGDAGLAFPLIIPAIGVVTAMIGIFAVAPRRSDRSGMTAINRGFFISAVISLALVAVAVLLYLPSSYDDLQGVTDPTIGEHGGDPRVLALVAVTIGIVLAALIQQLTGYFTETSRRPVKDIGKSSRTGPATVILAGISIGLESAVYTALLIGLGVYGAFLLGGTSITLALFAVALAGTGLLTTVGVIVAMDTFGPVSDNAQGIAEMSGDVEGAGAQVLTDLDAVGNTTKAITKGIAIATAVLAAAALFGSYRDAITTAALDVGEKLGDDAPMNLVMDISQPNNLVGLILGAAVVFLFSGLAINAVARSAGAVVYEVRRQFREHPGIMNYTEKPEYGRVVDICTKDALRELATPGLLAVLTPIAVGFSLGVGALGAFLAGAIGTGTLMAVFLANSGGAWDNAKKLVEDGHYGGKGSEAHAATVIGDTVGDPFKDTAGPAINPLLKVMNLVALLIAPAVIQFSYGDDASAPVRALIAGLAILVIVGAVYVSKRRGTVVGDDEPGPTEAERNASSPDPAAVS; this is translated from the coding sequence ATGATCAATCAGTCCATCTCTCTGTCGGCCGCGGTGCTGACCGATGACAACCGGGTGATCGTGGTTGTCATCGCCGTGGTCGCCCTGGCCGCGCTCGTCGTCGCCCAGCTGCTGGTGCGCCAGGTGCTCGCCGCCGGTGAGGGCACCGACTCCATGAAGAAGATCGCGGCCGCGGTGCAGGAGGGCGCGAACGCCTATCTCGCCCGGCAGCTGCGCACCCTCGGCATCTTCGCGGTCGTGGTGTTCTTCCTGCTGATGCTCCTTCCGGCGGACGACTGGTCGCAGCGCGCCGGGCGTTCCGTGTTCTTCCTGGTGGGTGCCATTTTCTCGGCAGCCACCGGTTACATCGGCATGCGGCTCGCGGTACGGGCAAATGTCCGGGTCGCAGCCGCGGCGCGGGAAGCGACCCCCGCTCCGGGAGAACCGCCGAAAGACCTGACGGAGGTCTCCCACAAGGCCATGAAGATCGCCTTCCGTACCGGTGGCGTGGTCGGAATGTTCACCGTGGGCCTCGGACTGCTCGGTGCCTCCTGTGTCGTTCTCGTCTATGCCGCCGACGCACCCAAGGTGCTGGAGGGTTTCGGTCTCGGCGCCGCGCTGATCGCCATGTTCATGCGGGTCGGCGGCGGTATCTTCACCAAGGCCGCGGATGTCGGCGCCGATCTCGTCGGCAAGGTCGAACAGGGCATTCCGGAGGACGATCCCCGCAACGCCGCCACCATCGCGGACAACGTGGGCGACAACGTCGGAGACTGCGCGGGCATGGCCGCCGACCTCTTCGAGTCGTACGCGGTGACCCTGGTCGCCGCCCTGATCCTCGGCAAGGCGGCTTTCGGTGATGCCGGGCTCGCCTTTCCGCTGATCATTCCGGCGATCGGCGTGGTCACCGCGATGATCGGTATCTTCGCGGTCGCTCCGCGGCGCTCCGACCGCAGCGGGATGACCGCGATCAACCGCGGGTTCTTCATCTCGGCGGTGATCTCCCTCGCCCTGGTCGCCGTCGCCGTACTGCTCTATCTGCCCTCTTCCTACGACGATCTGCAGGGTGTCACCGATCCGACCATCGGGGAGCACGGCGGCGACCCGCGGGTCCTCGCCCTGGTCGCCGTCACCATCGGTATCGTGCTGGCCGCCCTGATCCAGCAGCTGACCGGCTACTTCACCGAGACCAGCCGCCGCCCGGTCAAGGACATCGGGAAGTCGTCGCGGACCGGACCTGCGACGGTCATCCTCGCCGGGATCTCCATCGGCCTCGAATCCGCCGTCTACACCGCGCTGCTGATCGGTCTCGGCGTCTACGGGGCGTTCCTCCTCGGCGGTACGTCGATCACCCTCGCGCTCTTCGCGGTGGCGCTCGCGGGCACCGGCCTCCTCACCACCGTCGGTGTCATCGTCGCCATGGACACCTTCGGCCCGGTCTCCGACAACGCCCAGGGCATCGCGGAGATGTCGGGCGATGTCGAGGGCGCGGGCGCGCAGGTGCTCACCGACCTCGACGCGGTCGGCAACACCACCAAGGCCATCACCAAGGGCATCGCCATCGCCACGGCGGTACTGGCGGCGGCGGCGCTCTTCGGCTCGTACCGCGACGCCATCACCACGGCAGCACTGGACGTCGGCGAGAAACTCGGCGACGACGCTCCGATGAACCTGGTGATGGACATCTCCCAGCCCAACAACCTCGTCGGGCTGATCCTGGGCGCCGCGGTGGTCTTCCTCTTCTCCGGACTCGCCATCAACGCGGTGGCCAGATCGGCCGGAGCGGTGGTCTACGAGGTGCGGCGGCAGTTCCGCGAACACCCCGGGATCATGAACTACACCGAGAAGCCGGAGTACGGGCGGGTCGTCGACATCTGCACCAAGGACGCCCTGCGCGAACTCGCCACACCCGGTCTGCTGGCCGTACTGACCCCGATCGCGGTCGGCTTCTCCCTCGGTGTGGGTGCGCTCGGCGCGTTCCTGGCGGGCGCGATCGGCACCGGCACGCTGATGGCGGTCTTCCTCGCCAACTCCGGCGGCGCGTGGGACAACGCGAAGAAGCTGGTGGAGGACGGCCACTACGGCGGGAAGGGCAGTGAGGCACATGCCGCGACCGTGATCGGCGACACCGTCGGCGATCCGTTCAAGGACACCGCGGGACCCGCGATCAACCCGCTGCTGAAGGTGATGAACCTGGTGGCACTGCTGATCGCCCCCGCCGTGATCCAGTTCAGCTACGGGGACGACGCCAGTGCTCCGGTACGGGCGCTGATCGCCGGACTCGCGATCCTGGTCATCGTCGGGGCGGTGTACGTGTCGAAGCGCCGCGGAACCGTCGTGGGCGACGACGAACCGGGCCCCACGGAAGCGGAGCGGAACGCTTCGTCTCCCGACCCCGCGGCGGTGTCCTGA
- a CDS encoding phosphopantetheine-binding protein, with protein sequence MESYQLIVQTLTETFGLDEHRMRPDATFEELEVDSLALVELGLIVQERTGHQLSDVGVASTLGETATALDHIIRDAAADSAEEIATADPEQTGTAAGTGR encoded by the coding sequence GTGGAGAGTTACCAGCTGATCGTACAAACACTGACCGAGACATTCGGTCTGGACGAGCATCGGATGCGACCCGATGCCACCTTTGAAGAGCTGGAAGTGGATTCACTGGCCCTCGTCGAACTCGGCCTGATCGTACAGGAGCGCACTGGACACCAACTGTCCGATGTCGGTGTGGCGTCGACACTCGGTGAGACCGCAACCGCACTGGACCACATCATTCGCGACGCAGCCGCAGACAGCGCCGAGGAAATCGCCACCGCCGACCCCGAGCAGACAGGAACCGCGGCAGGAACGGGGCGGTGA
- a CDS encoding DEAD/DEAH box helicase, with protein sequence MAFNHLPATMHDALGPLSVTPVTHSVPMAKNLRPRRPHESGDARPTPQAVLDRLSAGANRAARITHTEHLPPRPGRHAVWPDRIRPEVIDAIQQAGIDHPWVHQTAAAEHALDGESVVIATGTASGKSLAYLAPVLTTLLDGAEAPNGRGATALYLAPTKALAADQCRAVKALAAPLGNRVRPAVYDGDTPFEEREWVRQYAGYVLTNPDMLHRSILPSHPRWSSFLRALRYVVIDECHTYRGVFGSHVAQVLRRLRRICARYGADPVFLLASATAADPARAAGRLTGVPVHEVADDASPRGELVFALWEPPLTELHGEKGAPVRRTATAETADLLTDLTVQGVRTVAFVRSRRGAELISVISKERLAEVDRTLPRRVAAYRGGYLPEERRALERALHSGELLGLAATTALELGIDVSGLDAVLIAGYPGTRASLWQQAGRAGRGGQGALAVLIARDDPLDTFLVHHPEALFAQPVESTVLDPDNPYVLAPHLCAAAAELPLTEADLSLFGPAAPGLMPQLEAAKLLRRRASGWHWTRRERAADLADIRGGGGRPVQIVEEGTGRLLGTVDESAAHTSVHEGAVHLHQGRTYLVRRLDLEDSVALVEEAVPPYSTTARDTTAVSVLGTDTEVPWGDGRLCYGSVEVTNQVVSFLRRKLITGEVLGETKLDLPPRTLRTRAVWWTVTDDQLDAARITPEQLGGALHAAEHASIGMLPLFATCDRWDIGGVSVPLHPDTLLPTVFVYDGHPGGAGFAERAFHTARAWLTATLEAIASCECEAGCPSCIQSPKCGNGNEPLDKRAAIRLLTQLLASAGPPRP encoded by the coding sequence ATGGCATTCAATCACTTACCTGCAACCATGCACGACGCCTTGGGACCATTGTCCGTCACGCCGGTGACACACTCGGTGCCGATGGCCAAGAATCTTCGTCCCCGACGACCCCACGAGAGCGGGGACGCCCGCCCCACCCCCCAGGCGGTCCTCGACCGCCTCTCCGCGGGGGCGAACCGGGCTGCGCGCATCACTCATACGGAGCACCTGCCCCCGCGGCCGGGCCGTCATGCCGTCTGGCCGGACCGCATCCGGCCGGAAGTGATCGACGCAATCCAGCAGGCCGGGATCGACCATCCGTGGGTCCACCAGACGGCCGCCGCCGAACATGCGCTCGACGGGGAGTCCGTCGTCATCGCCACCGGAACGGCGTCCGGCAAGTCGCTGGCGTACCTCGCGCCCGTCCTCACCACGCTCCTGGACGGCGCCGAAGCCCCCAACGGCCGCGGCGCCACCGCGCTGTACCTCGCCCCGACGAAGGCGCTGGCGGCCGATCAGTGCCGGGCCGTGAAGGCGCTCGCCGCCCCGCTGGGCAACCGGGTACGGCCCGCCGTGTACGACGGCGACACCCCCTTCGAGGAGCGGGAGTGGGTACGCCAGTACGCCGGCTACGTCCTCACCAACCCGGACATGCTGCACCGGAGCATCCTGCCCTCCCATCCCCGCTGGTCGTCCTTCCTGCGCGCCCTGCGCTACGTCGTCATCGACGAGTGCCACACCTACCGGGGCGTCTTCGGCTCGCACGTCGCCCAGGTGCTGCGCCGGCTGCGCCGGATATGCGCACGGTACGGCGCCGATCCGGTCTTCCTCCTGGCCTCCGCCACCGCCGCCGACCCGGCCCGGGCCGCCGGGAGGCTCACCGGGGTGCCCGTCCACGAGGTCGCCGACGACGCATCGCCCCGCGGTGAACTGGTCTTCGCCCTCTGGGAGCCGCCGCTGACGGAGCTGCACGGCGAGAAGGGCGCCCCGGTGCGCCGTACCGCCACCGCGGAGACCGCCGACCTCCTCACCGACCTGACCGTGCAGGGGGTCCGTACGGTCGCCTTCGTCCGCTCGCGGCGGGGCGCCGAGCTGATCTCCGTGATCAGCAAGGAGCGACTCGCCGAGGTCGACCGCACGCTGCCCCGGCGGGTCGCCGCCTACCGGGGCGGATATCTGCCCGAGGAGCGCCGGGCCCTGGAACGCGCCCTGCACTCCGGTGAACTCCTCGGCCTCGCCGCCACCACCGCACTGGAACTCGGGATCGACGTCTCCGGCCTGGACGCGGTCCTGATCGCCGGATACCCGGGCACCCGGGCCTCGCTGTGGCAGCAGGCGGGCCGGGCCGGACGCGGCGGGCAGGGCGCGCTGGCCGTGCTGATCGCCCGGGACGACCCCCTGGACACCTTCCTCGTCCACCACCCCGAGGCGCTGTTCGCGCAGCCCGTTGAGTCGACCGTGCTGGACCCCGACAATCCGTACGTCCTCGCGCCCCACCTCTGCGCGGCCGCGGCCGAACTCCCGCTCACCGAGGCGGACCTGAGCCTCTTCGGACCGGCCGCCCCGGGCCTGATGCCGCAGCTGGAGGCGGCGAAGCTGCTGCGGCGCCGGGCATCGGGCTGGCACTGGACCCGGCGCGAGCGCGCCGCCGACCTGGCCGACATCCGCGGCGGGGGCGGGCGGCCCGTGCAGATCGTCGAGGAGGGCACGGGACGGCTCCTGGGCACGGTCGACGAATCCGCCGCGCACACCTCCGTCCACGAAGGGGCCGTCCACCTCCACCAGGGCCGGACCTATCTCGTCCGCCGGCTCGACCTGGAGGACTCGGTCGCCCTGGTCGAGGAGGCCGTACCCCCGTACTCCACCACCGCGCGCGACACCACCGCCGTCTCCGTCCTCGGCACCGACACCGAGGTGCCCTGGGGCGACGGCAGGCTGTGCTACGGATCCGTCGAAGTCACCAATCAGGTCGTCTCCTTCCTGCGCCGCAAGCTCATCACGGGCGAGGTGCTCGGCGAGACCAAGCTCGACCTGCCGCCGCGCACCCTGCGGACCCGGGCGGTCTGGTGGACCGTCACCGACGACCAGCTCGATGCCGCCAGGATCACCCCCGAACAGCTCGGCGGCGCGCTGCACGCCGCGGAGCACGCGTCCATCGGGATGCTGCCGCTCTTCGCCACCTGCGACCGCTGGGACATCGGCGGGGTCTCCGTCCCGCTCCATCCCGACACGCTTCTCCCGACGGTCTTCGTCTACGACGGGCATCCGGGCGGCGCGGGCTTCGCGGAACGTGCCTTCCACACCGCCCGTGCCTGGCTGACGGCGACCCTGGAGGCCATCGCGTCCTGCGAGTGCGAGGCGGGCTGCCCCTCCTGTATCCAGTCCCCCAAGTGCGGCAACGGCAACGAGCCCCTCGACAAGCGGGCCGCGATCCGTCTCCTCACCCAGCTCCTCGCCTCCGCCGGCCCGCCCCGCCCCTGA
- a CDS encoding DUF7059 domain-containing protein — MSTTGVTPPIPAPDHAPRLRDALIAADFTADGLLERLGATAYAALARSETVPALRATRGDGPLDELVRLFLLQRSAACDRVRDVLPLDLCLADGWLVRDGDTVRATVDVRPYSGPAGEDWFIVSDLGCAVGGAAGAGGQGEAVVLGVGGASTTLAGITVRTPVASALDLGTGSGIQALHATRHATRVTATDLNPRALAFTRLTLALSGAPGAELLAGSLFEPLPAAETYDLIVSNPPFVISPAARLTYRDGGMGGDDLCRTLVQQAGERLNEGGYAQFLANWQHVEGEEWQDRVRAWVPAGCDAWIVQREVQDVTQYAELWLRDSGDHRGDPERYAARYEEWLDEFAAQHTKAVGFGWITLRKSASERPSVVLEEWTHPVEQPLGETVVAHFARQDYLREHDDAALLADHFVLAAEVVQEQVGPPGAEDPEHLVLRQNRGMRRATRVDTVGAGFAGACDGTLSAGRILDAIAQLLGEDPVLLRDRTPAALRVLVGEGFLEPVGRL; from the coding sequence GTGAGTACGACCGGTGTCACCCCGCCCATCCCCGCCCCCGACCACGCGCCCCGGCTTCGCGACGCGCTCATCGCCGCCGACTTCACCGCCGACGGGCTGCTCGAACGGCTCGGGGCCACCGCCTATGCCGCTCTCGCCCGCAGCGAGACCGTCCCCGCGCTGCGGGCGACCCGCGGTGACGGCCCCCTCGACGAACTCGTCCGGCTGTTCCTGCTCCAGCGGTCCGCCGCCTGCGACCGGGTACGGGACGTCCTCCCCCTCGACCTGTGCCTGGCCGACGGGTGGCTCGTCCGCGACGGCGACACCGTCCGGGCCACCGTGGACGTGCGCCCCTACAGCGGGCCCGCGGGCGAGGACTGGTTCATCGTCTCCGACCTCGGCTGCGCGGTCGGCGGCGCGGCGGGCGCCGGCGGGCAGGGCGAGGCCGTGGTCCTGGGCGTCGGCGGCGCCTCCACGACCCTCGCCGGGATCACCGTGCGAACCCCCGTCGCTTCCGCCCTCGACCTGGGCACCGGCTCCGGTATCCAGGCCCTGCACGCCACCCGGCACGCGACCCGGGTCACCGCCACCGACCTCAACCCGCGCGCCCTCGCCTTCACCCGGCTCACCCTCGCGCTCTCCGGCGCGCCCGGAGCCGAACTCCTGGCGGGCTCCCTCTTCGAGCCGCTGCCGGCCGCGGAGACGTACGACCTGATCGTGTCCAACCCGCCGTTCGTGATCTCGCCCGCGGCCCGGCTGACGTACCGCGACGGCGGTATGGGCGGCGACGACCTCTGCCGCACCCTCGTCCAGCAGGCGGGGGAGCGGCTGAACGAGGGCGGGTACGCCCAGTTCCTGGCCAACTGGCAGCACGTCGAGGGCGAGGAGTGGCAGGACCGGGTCCGCGCCTGGGTGCCCGCGGGCTGCGACGCGTGGATCGTCCAGCGCGAGGTCCAGGACGTCACGCAGTACGCCGAGCTGTGGCTGCGCGACAGCGGCGACCACCGGGGGGACCCCGAGCGGTACGCGGCACGGTACGAGGAGTGGCTGGACGAGTTCGCGGCGCAGCACACCAAGGCGGTCGGCTTCGGGTGGATCACCCTGCGGAAGTCGGCATCCGAACGGCCGTCGGTCGTACTGGAGGAGTGGACGCATCCGGTGGAGCAGCCGCTCGGCGAGACGGTCGTCGCCCACTTCGCCCGCCAGGACTATCTGCGCGAGCACGACGACGCGGCGCTGCTCGCCGACCACTTCGTCCTCGCGGCGGAGGTCGTCCAGGAGCAGGTGGGGCCGCCGGGCGCGGAGGACCCGGAGCATCTGGTGCTGCGGCAGAACCGCGGAATGCGGCGCGCGACCAGGGTGGACACGGTGGGCGCGGGCTTCGCCGGGGCCTGCGACGGGACGCTGAGCGCCGGGCGCATCCTCGACGCCATCGCCCAGCTGCTCGGCGAGGACCCGGTACTGCTGCGGGACCGCACCCCGGCGGCCCTGCGGGTGCTGGTGGGGGAGGGGTTCCTGGAGCCGGTGGGGAGGCTCTAG